A genomic segment from Peromyscus maniculatus bairdii isolate BWxNUB_F1_BW_parent chromosome 11, HU_Pman_BW_mat_3.1, whole genome shotgun sequence encodes:
- the LOC102926041 gene encoding olfactory receptor 10J5, which yields MQRKNFTDVTEFIFLGFSSFGKHQITLFVVFLTIYILTLAGNIIIVTITYMDHHLHTPMYFFLSMLASSETVYTLVIVPRMLSSLIFHNLPISLAGCATQMFFFVTLATNNCFLLTAMGYDRYVAICDPLRYMVIMSKGMCAWLVCGSLGTGLVMAVLHVPAMFNLPFCGTVVEHFFCDIYPVMKLSCIDTTLNEIINYGVSSFVILVPIGMIFISYVLIISSILKIASAEGRKKTFATCASHLTVVIVHYGCASIAYLKPKSESSVEKDLLLSVTYIIITPLLNPVVYSLRNKEVKDALCRAVGRNAS from the coding sequence ATGCAGAGGAAGAACTTCACTGATGTGACAGAATTCATCTTCTTGGGATTCTCTAGCTTTGGAAAACATCAAATAACCCTCTTTGTGGTTTTCCTAACCATCTACATTTTAACTCTGGCTGGCAACATCATCATCGTGACGATCACGTACATGGACCATCATctccacactcccatgtactttttcctGAGCATGTTGGCAAGTTCAGAGACTGTGTACACACTGGTTATTGTCCCAAGAATGCTTTCTAGTCTGATTTTTCACAATCTTCCCATATCTTTGGCAGGTTGTGCAACCCAAATGTTCTTTTTTGTCACCCTGGCCACCAACAACTGTTTTCTGCTCACAGCAATGGGTTATGACCGTTATGTGGCCATTTGTGATCCCCTGAGATATATGGTCATCATGAGCAAAGGAATGTGTGCCTGGTTGGTTTGTGGATCTTTGGGAACTGGTCTGGTTATGGCAGTTCTCCATGTGCCAGCCATGTTCAATTTGCCCTTCTGTGGCACAGTGGTGGAACACTTTTTCTGTGACATATACCCAGTAATGAAACTTTCTTGTATTGATACCACTCTCAATGAGATAATAAACTATGGTGTAAgttcatttgtgattcttgtgCCCATAGGGATGATATTCATCTCCTATGTCCTCATCATCTCTTCTATCCTTAAAATTGCCTCAGCTGAAGGCCGGAAGAAAACCTTTGCTACCTGTGCCTCTCATCTCACTGTGGTCATTGTCCATTACGGCTGTGCCTCTATTGCCTATCTCAAGCCCAAGTCAGAAAGTTCAGTAGAAAAAGATCTTCTTCTCTCTGTGACATACATCATCATCACTCCCCTGCTGAACCCTGTTGTCTACAGTCTCAGGAACAAAGAGGTCAAGGATGCTCTGTGCAGAGCTGTGGGCAGGAATGCTTCTTAA